From a region of the Stegostoma tigrinum isolate sSteTig4 chromosome 25, sSteTig4.hap1, whole genome shotgun sequence genome:
- the LOC125463254 gene encoding lamina-associated polypeptide 2, isoforms beta/delta/epsilon/gamma-like — MPEYLQDPSVLTKERLKSELIAHSVQLPLGDQRKDVYVQLYLQHLTARNSGRGTDFSSDEEADSGLGATRGRGRAGKKATKKTDKTTVEEKEFIEVSDLSDEDLKEQLIKYGFSAGPIVATTRKIYEKKLEQLMDQGSVTQENQPNGSTDSDQYSDTEEEIVMEKKELFTSKTKTPVVTRQRKTEYSWVEQKEVVKDNLREEILPDEAPTPTGISATCRKPIRGAAGRPIEFTYKDALPRRPLPKIQPVTQGQSEKNKSQHSVSIWIQIVVLLIVALFLLLVYQAMETNKGNPFPVIPEASSKSAAGSHQ; from the exons ATGCCCGAGTATCTGCAGGACCCGTCGGTGCTGACCAAAGAGCGGTTGAAGAGTGAGCTGATCGCCCACAGCGTGCAGCTGCCGCTCGGGGACCAGCGCAAAGATGTCTACGTCCAGCTTTACCTTCAGCACCTGACGGCGCGGAACAGCGGCCGCGGCACGGACTTCTCCAGCGATGAGGAGGCGGACAGCGGACTGGGGGCAACCCGAGGCCGGGGCCGAGCAGGCAAG aaagccacaaaaaagacAGATAAAACCACTGTGGAAGAGAAAGAGTTCATCGAGGTGTCTGATTTGTCAGATGAAGATTTAAAAGAGCAACTTATAAAATATGGATTTTCTGCAGGTCCTATTGTGG CCACCACAAGGAAGATTTACGAGAAAAAGCTGGAACAGCTGATGGACCAGGGCTCAGTAACTCAGGAAAACCAACCAAATGGGAGCACAGATTCTGATCAGTACAGTGACACAGAAGAAG AGATTGTAATGGAAAAGAAGGAGCTGTTTACAAGCAAGACCAAAACTCCTGTAGTAACCAGGCAGAGAAAAACTGAATATAGTTGG GTGGAACAGAAGGAAGTAGTGAAAGACAATTTGCGAGAAGAAATACTCCCCGATGAGGCACCAACACCTACAGGGATCAG TGCCACATGTCGTAAACCAATCAGAGGAGCAGCTGGGAGACCAATTGAGTTCACGTACAAGGACGCACTTCCAAGGAGGCCTTTACCCAAAATCCAGCCAGTGACACAGGGCCAATCGGAAAAGAATAAAAGTCAGCATTCTGTCTCCATCTGGATACAGATTGTGGTGCTTCTCATCGTGGCATTATTCTTGCTGTTGGTTTATCAAGCCATGGAAACAAACAAAGGGAATCCATTCCCTGTCATTCCTGAAGCTTCCTCAAAATCAGCAGCTGGCAGTCACCAATGA